The Candidatus Methanomethylophilaceae archaeon genome includes a region encoding these proteins:
- a CDS encoding PQQ-like beta-propeller repeat protein — translation MRFSIVLAIALLLAVPLSPMSSADPGVQVLVDFGDGSYMWCEGSGSTFGEVLGSVDGNVADRIRAGGSGGCGWRLYNWDGVWKDAGTDLESPCSGAIAFGYYPEGFAPVPTPEYRTSWTMLGGSSSASNVSVSCGQKDPEMPVEWYNTYTTGYVDSGLVVAGDMLYHTTGGTYGGAGEDADAWVYALDRFTGDVVWKYHERKGAGYEVTTPLIVGGYLIVTFTCGDVVCFDRLTGEVRDTMAVGTDPPTDPDGDVLWDGRVFYTGGTTPVYDSGKIYFGTSSGTVMALTLSPEGKMDVAWEYVPSSDSGPEGYAGTRGCFYFHAPTIGDAGGKRMLFIGSYEGYVYALDAGDGSEVWVTRAIDMRANNKAAPGTPGSAASISLSPDGSILLVGCTDGALFSLEGYLLALDPITGETANRQDGTEWRLDALFTSPVVVGDGFYTYVSPLSSGAETFPGADGRDSEASAAVYKFDWDGKVLWKSQDYQMIKGALTLDADGVLYGMDYSAGAFWPTGGGLTAWDSDTGEELWRVLLSPYTQDSYSMVQPTVVDGKIYVGNDFGAVYCVSDIQGQGTEEERVQALQTVGFAHWSWYLTFAVAAAAIAAFILLYRRTANA, via the coding sequence ATGAGGTTCTCAATCGTTCTGGCCATCGCTCTGCTGCTGGCAGTTCCGCTGTCACCTATGTCCTCCGCGGATCCCGGCGTGCAGGTGCTGGTGGATTTCGGAGACGGCTCATATATGTGGTGCGAAGGCAGCGGGAGCACCTTCGGAGAGGTTCTCGGATCCGTCGATGGGAATGTCGCCGACAGGATAAGGGCCGGAGGTTCCGGAGGATGCGGATGGCGCCTGTATAATTGGGACGGCGTCTGGAAGGATGCCGGTACCGATCTGGAATCCCCGTGCTCGGGGGCGATCGCGTTCGGCTATTATCCCGAGGGATTCGCTCCCGTTCCGACGCCGGAATACAGGACATCCTGGACGATGCTGGGAGGTTCCTCCTCCGCTTCCAACGTCTCGGTATCCTGCGGCCAGAAGGATCCGGAGATGCCGGTCGAGTGGTACAACACATACACGACCGGATACGTCGACTCCGGCCTTGTGGTCGCCGGCGATATGCTGTACCACACCACAGGAGGGACGTACGGGGGCGCCGGAGAGGACGCCGATGCTTGGGTGTATGCTCTGGACAGGTTCACCGGCGACGTCGTCTGGAAGTACCATGAGAGGAAAGGCGCCGGGTACGAGGTGACCACCCCGCTGATCGTCGGAGGGTATCTCATCGTCACGTTCACCTGCGGAGACGTCGTCTGCTTCGACAGGCTCACCGGCGAGGTCAGAGATACGATGGCGGTCGGCACGGATCCCCCCACGGATCCGGACGGCGACGTCCTCTGGGACGGGAGGGTGTTCTACACCGGCGGCACCACGCCGGTCTACGATTCCGGAAAGATATACTTCGGCACATCATCGGGAACTGTGATGGCGCTGACCCTGTCGCCGGAAGGCAAGATGGATGTCGCTTGGGAATATGTTCCTTCATCGGATTCCGGTCCGGAGGGATATGCCGGCACCAGAGGCTGCTTCTATTTCCACGCTCCGACCATCGGCGACGCGGGCGGCAAGCGCATGCTGTTCATCGGCAGCTACGAAGGCTACGTCTACGCCCTGGATGCGGGCGACGGAAGCGAGGTGTGGGTAACGAGAGCCATCGACATGAGGGCCAACAACAAAGCCGCGCCCGGCACTCCGGGTTCCGCCGCGTCCATATCGCTGTCTCCCGATGGTTCCATCCTTCTCGTGGGATGCACCGACGGCGCCCTCTTCTCGTTGGAGGGATATCTTCTCGCTTTGGATCCAATCACCGGGGAGACCGCAAACAGGCAGGACGGGACCGAATGGAGGCTGGACGCTCTGTTCACATCGCCTGTCGTCGTCGGAGACGGATTCTATACTTATGTATCGCCGCTTTCGTCGGGCGCGGAAACTTTCCCCGGCGCCGACGGCAGGGACAGCGAAGCCTCTGCGGCAGTCTACAAATTCGATTGGGACGGGAAGGTGCTGTGGAAGTCCCAGGACTACCAGATGATAAAGGGCGCTCTCACTTTGGACGCTGATGGCGTTCTTTATGGAATGGACTATTCTGCGGGCGCTTTCTGGCCGACCGGCGGCGGGCTGACCGCCTGGGATTCCGATACGGGAGAGGAGCTGTGGAGAGTTCTGCTGTCGCCGTACACCCAGGATTCCTACTCCATGGTCCAGCCTACCGTGGTGGACGGGAAGATCTACGTCGGCA